CCAACGCCGCGCAGACGGCAAGCCCGGCGCCGCCCGAGCGCGAGGCGCCCGCCGCCCGCCAAGCCGCAATCGCCCCCGACACCGCCGTCGCGGTCACGCCCGCCGCCCCAGCCGCGGTGGCCGACGCGGCAGCCGACGCGCTGGCCAAGGCTGTCAGCCACATCAACCAGTCCCTGCACCTGTCCAATCAGGGCGTCGAATTTACCGTCGATGCCGACAGCAACCGAACCGTCGTCAAGGTAGTCGACCAGGAAACCAAGCAGGTGCTGCGCCAGATGCCGACCCAGGAGGCGCTGGACATCGCCAAGGCGCTCGATCGCGCCCAAGGCATGCTGATCAGGCAAGAAGCCTAAATATTTGCATCACAACAGTTACCGAATCCGAATTGGCTGGTAAAGCGCCCTCTTTAGCGTGATTTGACCCGACAGCGCCCACGGTATATTGCTACTTCGTTGGAGAAAATTCATGGCAACAATCAGTTCTGGTGGCATTGGTTCAGGATTACCGGTCGAAAGCCTGGTAACCCAGCTGATGGCCGTCGAGAAACAACCGCTGAACGCGATCGACACCAAGGAAGCCGCTTTCCAGGCCAAGCTGACCGCATTCGGCACGATGAAGAGCGCGCTGGCGACGCTGCAGACGGCCGCGCGCGCGCTGAGCACGCCTGCCCAGCTGGCGCCGCTCAAGTCCAGCGTGGCCAATCCGACCGTCCTGAACGTCACGGCAGGTCCCGGCGCCACCGCCGCCACCTACAACATCGAAGTCAAGAGCCTGGCCGATTCGCAGAAGCTGAAAACCAGCGTCGGCTACGCCACCCCGGCCGACGTGGTCGGTACCGGCAACATCACGCTCGACTTCGGCAGCTACGACGGCGCCGGCCATTTCACCGCCGATCCGGCCAGGACCACCAAGACCATCACGATCGACGCCGCCCACAACACGCTGTCGGGCATCAAGGACGCAATCAATGCGTCGAACTCGGGCGTCACCGCCAGCATCATCAACGACGGCACCAGCAACTACCTGGCGCTGAGTTCGACCGCCACCGGCGCGAAGAACGCCATGCGCATCGTCGCCGACCCGGCGCTTGCCGCGCTCGACTACAGCGGCGCCGACGGCATCAGCAACATGGCCCAGACGGTATCGGCCAAGGACGCCCAGATCGTCGTCGACACCGTCCCCATCAGCAAGGCCAGCAACACGATCACCGACGCCATCGAAGGCGTCACCCTGAACCTGACCGACACCACCGCCGCCGGCGTGACCACCAAGCTGACGCTCTCGCCCGACACCGCCGTGGTGAAGACGGCGGTCGAAACCTTCGTCAAGGCGTACAACGACGCCACCAAGTCGATGGCGGACCTGTCGGCCTACGATATGGCCACCGGCA
This window of the Massilia sp. R2A-15 genome carries:
- a CDS encoding flagellar protein FlaG: MEIRPIPANAAQTASPAPPEREAPAARQAAIAPDTAVAVTPAAPAAVADAAADALAKAVSHINQSLHLSNQGVEFTVDADSNRTVVKVVDQETKQVLRQMPTQEALDIAKALDRAQGMLIRQEA
- the fliD gene encoding flagellar filament capping protein FliD, which encodes MATISSGGIGSGLPVESLVTQLMAVEKQPLNAIDTKEAAFQAKLTAFGTMKSALATLQTAARALSTPAQLAPLKSSVANPTVLNVTAGPGATAATYNIEVKSLADSQKLKTSVGYATPADVVGTGNITLDFGSYDGAGHFTADPARTTKTITIDAAHNTLSGIKDAINASNSGVTASIINDGTSNYLALSSTATGAKNAMRIVADPALAALDYSGADGISNMAQTVSAKDAQIVVDTVPISKASNTITDAIEGVTLNLTDTTAAGVTTKLTLSPDTAVVKTAVETFVKAYNDATKSMADLSAYDMATGKGAVLNGDSTVRTIQTQLRSLLSSPIPGAPAGSASLPDVGITTQKDGSIAIDSIKLGKALADPTKNFAALFATSNGQRGYGAQMDVTLGRILSPVGTLPSHTNSINSAVRDLEKQRTVINSRLADVEKRYRAQFSALDKAMASMTTTSNFLTQQLASLAKSTG